In one Chryseobacterium camelliae genomic region, the following are encoded:
- the pnuC gene encoding nicotinamide riboside transporter PnuC: protein MNIYDLFIKPYESYSSFQIFLESFATVFGILSVYFSIKKNIWVYPTGIISTLIYVYILFNFGLLGDCMINVYYTVMSVYGWILWAKNSEDHIHVEVTWASRKEWVYGSLLFVLSLLLVTVIYYYKPYIDNQFSMEGTNLGLYHLDWGNKLDIITTSIFLVGMWFMAKRRIENWIFWIIGDFICMPMMIYKGLGITSVQYLVFTIMAILGYLNWKKSFKEKKVQ from the coding sequence ATGAATATATATGATCTTTTCATAAAACCCTATGAAAGCTACTCTTCTTTTCAAATTTTCCTGGAATCCTTTGCTACTGTCTTCGGAATTTTGAGTGTATACTTTTCCATCAAAAAAAACATATGGGTCTATCCTACCGGAATTATTTCTACTTTAATTTATGTTTACATCCTTTTCAATTTCGGTTTGCTGGGAGATTGCATGATTAATGTTTATTATACGGTAATGAGTGTTTACGGATGGATCTTATGGGCAAAAAATTCTGAGGATCACATTCACGTGGAAGTAACCTGGGCTTCCAGAAAGGAATGGGTATATGGGAGCCTGCTTTTTGTATTAAGTTTACTCTTAGTCACCGTTATCTATTATTATAAGCCTTATATAGATAATCAGTTTTCTATGGAAGGCACGAATCTTGGTTTATATCATCTGGATTGGGGAAATAAACTGGATATCATCACTACTTCCATATTTTTAGTCGGAATGTGGTTTATGGCTAAAAGACGTATAGAGAACTGGATTTTTTGGATCATAGGTGATTTTATTTGTATGCCTATGATGATTTATAAGGGACTCGGAATCACTTCGGTTCAATATTTGGTATTTACTATAATGGCTATCTTAGGATACCTTAATTGGAAAAAAAGTTTTAAAGAAAAAAAAGTACAATAA
- a CDS encoding APC family permease, with translation MSKIWTKKPMSAFENDVKSSQLKRVLGKWSLTAIGIGAIIGGGIFVLTGTGAYYHAGPALALSFIIAGIACVFAALCYSEFASILPVEGSAYAYAYGTVGEIFAWIIGWGLILEYAMGSMTVAVSWSGYFNKLLKMFGVHLPDYLTSDPASYTGEGFSMNLPAFIIVLVVISILIKGTKEAAKANNLIVIMKVSAVLFVIIAGAFFINAANWDPFIPAQKMVMEGEQMKEAYGIQGVISGAAAIFFAYVGFDAVSTQAGEAINPKKDVPFAIIVSLLVCTVLYILVSLVLTGMMHYTDFNPQGKFPDAIKAPVAYAFEIAGQGWAGYIITIAATVGLISVLMVMIMGQSRIFLGMSKDGLIPKMFSDVHPVRKTPAKSLMLLGIVIATVASLTPISKLADMTSFGTLFAFTMVCVAVWILRKREPNLPRNFKVPALPIIATLGICINVYLIWNLSHEAKLLSTAWLALGVIIYFAYSLKHSKLHKVGYGETFKAEQEPLQKTDLDL, from the coding sequence ATGTCTAAAATCTGGACGAAAAAGCCCATGAGTGCTTTTGAGAATGATGTTAAAAGTAGTCAACTTAAAAGGGTACTTGGTAAATGGAGTCTTACAGCTATCGGGATCGGAGCGATCATTGGAGGCGGAATTTTTGTATTAACGGGTACAGGTGCTTATTATCATGCCGGACCTGCATTGGCACTTTCCTTTATTATTGCAGGGATTGCTTGTGTTTTCGCTGCTTTATGTTATTCGGAATTTGCTTCCATTCTGCCTGTAGAGGGCTCCGCTTATGCTTATGCTTATGGAACGGTAGGAGAAATCTTTGCCTGGATTATCGGTTGGGGATTGATCCTCGAATATGCAATGGGATCCATGACGGTAGCCGTTTCGTGGTCCGGATACTTTAATAAATTGCTGAAAATGTTTGGTGTTCACTTACCGGATTATCTTACTTCAGATCCTGCAAGTTATACCGGAGAAGGTTTTTCAATGAATTTACCGGCCTTTATCATTGTTTTAGTAGTAATTTCCATATTAATAAAAGGAACTAAAGAAGCTGCAAAGGCAAACAACCTTATTGTAATTATGAAAGTTTCGGCTGTATTATTTGTGATTATTGCCGGTGCATTCTTCATCAATGCTGCGAACTGGGATCCGTTTATTCCTGCTCAGAAAATGGTAATGGAGGGAGAACAAATGAAGGAAGCTTACGGTATTCAGGGGGTAATTTCCGGAGCTGCAGCTATTTTCTTTGCGTATGTAGGGTTTGATGCGGTTTCTACACAAGCTGGAGAGGCTATTAATCCTAAAAAAGATGTGCCGTTTGCGATTATTGTTTCACTTTTGGTGTGTACAGTGCTATATATTTTAGTTTCATTGGTTCTTACAGGAATGATGCATTATACAGACTTTAACCCACAAGGTAAGTTTCCGGATGCTATTAAAGCTCCTGTAGCTTATGCATTTGAAATTGCAGGACAAGGATGGGCCGGATATATCATCACGATTGCTGCAACCGTAGGTTTGATTTCTGTATTAATGGTAATGATTATGGGACAGTCAAGAATTTTCTTGGGAATGTCTAAAGACGGTTTGATCCCTAAAATGTTCAGCGATGTACACCCGGTAAGAAAAACTCCTGCAAAAAGTTTAATGCTTTTAGGAATTGTAATTGCTACGGTAGCTTCATTAACGCCGATTAGTAAATTAGCGGATATGACGAGCTTCGGTACATTATTTGCCTTTACGATGGTGTGTGTAGCGGTTTGGATTTTAAGAAAAAGAGAACCGAACTTGCCAAGAAATTTTAAAGTTCCTGCATTGCCTATTATTGCAACATTAGGAATTTGTATCAATGTGTATCTGATCTGGAACTTAAGCCATGAAGCAAAATTACTATCAACAGCATGGTTGGCTCTTGGAGTGATTATCTATTTTGCATATAGTCTTAAACATTCTAAACTTCACAAAGTAGGGTACGGGGAAACGTTCAAAGCGGAACAGGAACCTTTACAAAAAACTGATTTAGATTTATAA
- a CDS encoding WD40/YVTN/BNR-like repeat-containing protein, whose translation MKKIFSFLFSFLGILSFSQQVSLETLLNDKISIRALEVYDNKVWYSGTDSKFGFVDIKNPQHQKQMKLSEKKLQFRTLAQDKNSFYAINIESPAEFFKINKKDLSSEIVFRDTVKTAFYDALHFVNNELAYTFSDADKDNRLKLAVFKNGKWSSFNNNIILNEGEAAFAASNTNIVSAKKYLWIATGGKASRILRMNLKSNEIEAFNTPLIQGESSQGMYSIDFYDDQFGIAVGGDYTKQAENINNIATTNDGGKTWQIQASGKNAGYTTCVKIKPNSKGKEIISVGDQHISYSSDFGKTWKKISDEKGFFVCEWADGNTVVLAGKDRIARLSLK comes from the coding sequence ATGAAAAAAATATTTTCCTTCTTGTTTTCGTTTTTAGGAATCCTTTCGTTTTCTCAGCAGGTAAGCTTAGAAACCCTATTGAATGATAAAATCAGCATTCGTGCTCTTGAAGTATATGATAATAAAGTCTGGTACAGCGGAACAGATTCTAAATTTGGTTTTGTTGATATAAAAAATCCTCAACACCAGAAGCAAATGAAATTATCAGAAAAAAAATTGCAGTTCAGAACTTTGGCTCAGGACAAAAATTCTTTTTATGCAATTAACATTGAAAGTCCGGCTGAGTTTTTTAAAATCAATAAAAAAGATTTGTCATCTGAAATTGTTTTCAGAGATACGGTAAAGACGGCTTTTTATGATGCCTTACATTTTGTAAATAATGAATTAGCCTATACATTCAGTGACGCAGATAAAGATAATCGTCTGAAATTGGCTGTTTTCAAAAATGGAAAATGGAGCAGTTTCAACAATAATATCATTCTGAATGAAGGAGAGGCAGCCTTTGCGGCAAGTAATACCAATATCGTTTCAGCCAAGAAATATCTGTGGATTGCAACCGGTGGAAAGGCATCAAGGATTCTGAGGATGAATTTAAAAAGTAATGAGATAGAAGCTTTTAACACTCCGCTTATCCAAGGAGAGTCTTCTCAGGGAATGTATTCAATCGATTTTTATGATGATCAGTTTGGAATTGCTGTTGGAGGAGATTACACAAAACAGGCTGAAAATATCAATAATATAGCCACTACAAATGATGGTGGAAAAACCTGGCAGATTCAGGCGTCCGGAAAAAATGCAGGGTATACCACTTGTGTGAAAATTAAACCCAATTCTAAAGGAAAAGAAATCATTTCCGTAGGAGATCAGCACATCAGTTATTCTTCTGACTTTGGAAAAACATGGAAGAAAATTTCAGATGAAAAAGGATTTTTCGTTTGTGAATGGGCTGATGGAAATACAGTAGTACTTGCAGGGAAAGACAGAATCGCTAGACTGAGTTTGAAGTAG
- the hemN gene encoding oxygen-independent coproporphyrinogen III oxidase yields MNSLIDKYNIPGPRYTSYPTVPYWDDSTFSPEKWTESVIRTFKETNAEEGISIYIHLPFCEALCTFCACHKRITKQHSVEIPYLESVLKEWQLYLQLFDEKPKLKELHLGGGTPTFFSPENLKTLLEGIFETVEIAEHPEFSFEGHPNNTTRKHLQTLYDLGFRRVSFGVQDYDPKVQKAINRIQSFEKVKEVTEWAKEMGYRGISHDLVFGLPHQTWEAMENTIRKTMELKPDRLAFYSYAHVPWVKGVGQRGFDENDLPSGEEKRRLYEDGKKLLEELGYIEVGMDHFSLEHDDLYQSLIQKKLHRNFMGYTSSKTQLMVGLGMSAISDSWYAFAQNVKTVEEYQTIVEEGRIPVVKGHILNEEDLVVRRHILNLMCQLETNFDHNNSFPELENAFEMLKEMENDELVEIHDNQIKITEKGRAFTRNVAMVFDLRMMRNKPETRIFSMTI; encoded by the coding sequence ATGAATTCTTTAATAGATAAATACAATATTCCCGGACCTCGTTATACTTCTTACCCCACTGTTCCCTATTGGGACGACAGTACTTTTTCACCGGAAAAGTGGACGGAAAGTGTAATCAGGACCTTTAAGGAAACCAATGCAGAAGAGGGAATTTCTATTTATATTCACTTGCCTTTCTGTGAAGCATTGTGTACTTTTTGTGCATGTCATAAACGAATCACAAAACAACATAGTGTTGAAATTCCATATCTGGAAAGCGTTTTGAAAGAATGGCAGCTCTATCTTCAGCTGTTTGATGAAAAACCTAAACTGAAAGAACTTCATTTGGGAGGAGGAACCCCAACTTTTTTCTCACCCGAAAATTTGAAGACTTTGCTGGAAGGTATTTTTGAAACGGTTGAAATTGCAGAGCATCCTGAGTTCTCATTCGAAGGACATCCGAATAATACTACGAGAAAACACCTTCAGACGCTGTATGATTTAGGATTCAGAAGAGTAAGCTTTGGAGTTCAGGATTATGATCCGAAAGTTCAGAAGGCGATCAACAGAATTCAGTCTTTTGAAAAAGTGAAAGAAGTGACGGAATGGGCAAAGGAGATGGGTTACAGAGGAATCAGTCATGATTTGGTTTTCGGGCTTCCGCATCAAACCTGGGAAGCGATGGAAAATACGATCCGTAAAACAATGGAGCTGAAACCGGATCGTCTGGCGTTTTATTCTTATGCGCACGTTCCGTGGGTAAAAGGTGTCGGACAGAGAGGTTTTGATGAAAATGATCTTCCGAGTGGTGAAGAAAAGCGCCGTTTGTATGAGGATGGTAAGAAATTACTCGAAGAATTAGGCTATATTGAAGTAGGGATGGATCATTTCTCTTTGGAACATGATGATTTGTACCAATCTTTAATTCAAAAGAAATTACACAGAAATTTCATGGGATACACCTCAAGCAAAACCCAGCTGATGGTTGGCTTGGGAATGTCTGCTATTTCAGATTCATGGTATGCTTTTGCTCAAAATGTGAAAACGGTGGAAGAATATCAGACGATCGTGGAAGAAGGTAGAATTCCTGTCGTAAAAGGGCATATTCTGAATGAAGAAGACCTTGTTGTGAGAAGGCATATTTTGAATTTAATGTGTCAGCTTGAAACGAATTTTGATCATAATAATTCATTTCCTGAATTGGAAAATGCATTTGAAATGTTGAAGGAAATGGAGAATGACGAGCTGGTGGAAATTCATGACAATCAAATAAAAATAACGGAAAAAGGAAGAGCATTTACGAGAAACGTAGCCATGGTTTTTGATCTGAGAATGATGAGAAATAAACCGGAAACGAGAATTTTCTCTATGACGATCTAA
- a CDS encoding PQQ-dependent sugar dehydrogenase, protein MKKLLFCTSLFSSFIINAQSLNLEEFATGFTTPVEIAHANDSRMFVVQQNGIIRIVQPNGSINPTNFLNISSKITYGGERGLLGLAFHPQYATNGYFFVYYNDTSGNITVARYTRSSNPDVADASTEKIVLNQPKPFSNHNGGSIHFAPDGYLWIVTGDGGSSGDPNNNAQNKNSLLGKLLRLDINSTGPYSIPPGNPFVGIDGADEVWSYGLRNAWKFNFDTVSGNVMIADVGQNQIEEINRMPLTQAGINYGWRCYEGNNAYNTTGCAAQSTMTFPVAVYDHSGGKCSITGGYVYRGTQYPALQGKYVFADYCSTQIGILNPDNSIVWTTAFSGNNFSTFGINNQNDLFVAAVNSGKIFKVTYGTLATQENNVSAQIKIYPNPASKRVFIDGVKGKDISIEIFSAEGKKVIEQAQIENNSIDISEIPSGVYFININSGNLKSYSQKLIIK, encoded by the coding sequence ATGAAAAAACTACTTTTTTGCACGAGTCTTTTTTCTTCTTTTATTATTAATGCTCAAAGCCTTAATTTAGAAGAATTTGCCACGGGTTTCACCACACCCGTCGAAATTGCACATGCTAACGACAGCAGAATGTTTGTAGTACAGCAAAACGGAATCATAAGAATTGTACAGCCCAACGGCAGTATCAATCCCACCAATTTCCTGAATATCAGTTCAAAGATAACCTATGGCGGAGAAAGGGGACTTTTAGGACTTGCCTTCCATCCTCAGTATGCTACAAACGGGTATTTTTTTGTGTATTATAACGACACGAGCGGAAACATTACCGTAGCCAGATATACCCGCAGCTCAAATCCCGATGTTGCTGATGCAAGCACCGAGAAAATCGTCCTCAACCAACCTAAGCCATTTAGTAATCATAATGGAGGAAGTATACATTTTGCTCCGGATGGTTATCTTTGGATCGTAACAGGAGACGGTGGTAGTAGCGGAGATCCTAATAATAATGCTCAAAATAAAAATTCACTTTTAGGAAAATTATTAAGATTGGATATAAATTCCACCGGACCTTACAGCATTCCTCCCGGAAATCCTTTTGTCGGTATTGACGGAGCTGACGAGGTATGGTCTTACGGATTACGAAACGCCTGGAAGTTTAATTTCGACACCGTTTCCGGAAATGTAATGATTGCGGATGTCGGTCAGAATCAGATTGAAGAGATTAACAGAATGCCTCTAACACAAGCTGGAATCAACTATGGATGGAGATGTTATGAAGGAAATAATGCTTATAATACGACAGGTTGTGCTGCCCAATCAACCATGACCTTTCCAGTTGCCGTGTATGATCATTCCGGAGGAAAATGCTCCATTACGGGAGGTTATGTTTACAGAGGAACCCAATATCCTGCTTTGCAGGGAAAATATGTTTTTGCGGATTATTGTTCAACCCAAATCGGAATTTTAAATCCTGATAATTCCATCGTTTGGACAACAGCATTTTCCGGAAATAATTTTTCAACTTTCGGGATCAATAATCAGAATGATTTGTTTGTAGCAGCAGTGAACAGCGGAAAAATATTTAAAGTCACCTATGGAACGCTAGCTACACAAGAAAACAATGTTTCAGCCCAGATAAAAATTTATCCCAATCCTGCTTCAAAAAGAGTTTTTATTGACGGTGTAAAAGGCAAGGATATTTCGATTGAAATCTTTAGCGCTGAAGGGAAAAAAGTAATAGAACAAGCACAAATTGAAAACAACAGCATTGATATTTCGGAAATTCCATCAGGAGTTTATTTCATCAACATCAATTCCGGAAATCTGAAATCTTACAGCCAAAAACTAATTATTAAGTAA
- the secD gene encoding protein translocase subunit SecD, translating into MQGKGLITIVAIVLGLICLNELLPTWYASKIEKQATAVAGDNPEKYQKEIARLSKDTLNLGFTKLYYTKAKDKEMKLGLDLKGGINVLLEINQRDLVNDLTNYSTNPVLIEALNKTDEAQKNSTKSYIDNFFEQFDAVNKAKGTNLKLADPEIFGNTTLTEVKYNTPDEQVKSIVKRKIDASVGTAFEVIRTRIDKLGAIQPNVQRVPGTARISVEMPGMKDIDKVKKMLQTSAKLQFWEVQQINEIAPYFQTLTTMVAAKGDSMGVAKSTNFLNIIQGGKSMNPSAVGSVKLSDTAAVNKILNSKVAQSLRPANIKYTQFMWGYKPEATDAESLVLYAIRGNINQKAPVDGAVETANISYDELSRVVVDMQMDSKGAKEWKTLTEKNVGKPVAVTLDGRVYTAPNVVNAIPNGRTQISGNFSQEEAKELVDVLGAGKLPAGAKVVQATVVGPSLGQESIDAGLMSFIIAFAIIIVYIIFYYGGAGVYAVIAMVINLFYIFGIMDSGDFTLTLPGIAGIVLTMAVAVDTNVIIYERTKEELFAGKSILDAYKDGFKHALNAIIDGHTTTFLTAVVLFFFGTGPIKGFALTLMIGIAMTLFTSVLLSRVMIFSRLNKGKGLSVWTPATKNLFRNTWIDFIGKRKYAYIFSAILTVVCIVSIATHGFKYGIDFTGGRNYVVRFDKDVKAEEVEEKLVALFKTEDGKNSSVEAKTYGNEKQLKISTDYLIQDESLRADQIIEQKLFEGLKSNLPAGTTLKDFKSADKEHAGIISSEKVGPSVADDIQIHGIYAVVAALAMIFVYILVRFRKWQFSLGAVAALFHDAVIILGAYSLLHKYMPFNMEINQDFIAAILTVLGYSINDTVIIFDRIREYLREKKSLTLAGLFDDSISSTLGRTFNTSFTTILVILAIFIFGGDNLRGFMFAMLIGIGFGTYSSIFVASAIAYDFLKTGKEDEVHGKSTTDKEVLASK; encoded by the coding sequence ATGCAAGGAAAAGGACTTATTACAATTGTTGCTATTGTACTAGGGTTGATTTGCTTAAATGAGCTATTACCAACTTGGTACGCCAGCAAAATTGAAAAGCAGGCAACTGCTGTTGCAGGAGACAATCCGGAAAAGTATCAGAAAGAAATTGCAAGACTTTCTAAGGATACTCTGAACCTGGGATTCACAAAACTTTATTACACTAAAGCCAAAGACAAGGAAATGAAACTTGGTCTTGACTTGAAAGGAGGGATCAACGTTCTTTTGGAAATTAACCAAAGAGATCTTGTGAATGATTTAACAAATTATTCTACAAATCCTGTTCTTATTGAGGCTTTAAACAAAACTGATGAAGCACAAAAGAATTCTACAAAATCTTACATCGATAATTTCTTCGAACAGTTTGATGCAGTAAACAAAGCTAAAGGGACTAACCTGAAATTGGCAGATCCTGAAATTTTCGGAAATACGACCCTTACCGAGGTGAAGTATAATACACCGGACGAGCAGGTAAAAAGTATCGTTAAAAGAAAAATTGATGCTTCTGTAGGAACAGCTTTTGAGGTAATCAGAACGAGAATCGATAAGTTGGGAGCAATTCAGCCGAATGTTCAGAGAGTACCCGGAACTGCAAGAATTTCTGTGGAAATGCCGGGAATGAAAGACATCGATAAAGTTAAAAAGATGCTTCAAACTTCTGCTAAACTTCAATTCTGGGAAGTACAACAAATTAATGAGATTGCCCCTTATTTCCAGACATTGACTACGATGGTAGCGGCAAAAGGAGACTCTATGGGTGTTGCTAAAAGCACAAACTTCCTGAATATCATTCAAGGAGGAAAATCAATGAATCCAAGTGCTGTTGGGAGTGTAAAATTGTCTGATACAGCTGCTGTAAACAAGATTTTGAACAGCAAAGTAGCTCAGTCTTTACGTCCGGCAAACATTAAATATACACAGTTCATGTGGGGTTACAAACCTGAAGCTACAGATGCTGAAAGCTTAGTATTGTATGCAATCAGAGGTAACATCAACCAAAAGGCTCCTGTAGACGGTGCTGTTGAAACTGCAAACATTAGCTATGACGAGCTCAGCAGAGTAGTGGTAGACATGCAGATGGATTCTAAAGGTGCTAAAGAATGGAAAACTTTAACAGAGAAAAATGTTGGTAAACCGGTTGCTGTAACATTGGACGGAAGAGTTTATACTGCTCCGAACGTTGTCAATGCAATTCCTAACGGTAGAACTCAGATTTCAGGTAACTTCTCTCAGGAAGAAGCTAAAGAACTGGTAGACGTGTTAGGAGCGGGTAAATTACCTGCAGGTGCAAAAGTAGTTCAGGCTACAGTAGTAGGTCCATCTTTAGGTCAGGAATCTATTGATGCAGGTTTAATGTCATTTATTATTGCATTTGCGATCATTATCGTTTATATTATTTTCTACTACGGTGGAGCCGGTGTTTATGCGGTAATTGCAATGGTGATCAACTTATTTTATATTTTCGGTATTATGGATTCGGGAGATTTTACTCTTACGCTTCCTGGTATCGCGGGTATCGTTTTGACGATGGCAGTTGCAGTCGATACGAACGTTATCATTTATGAAAGAACAAAAGAAGAATTATTTGCAGGGAAAAGTATCCTTGATGCTTATAAAGACGGTTTCAAACACGCATTAAATGCAATTATCGACGGTCACACGACGACTTTCTTAACGGCAGTGGTATTGTTCTTCTTCGGAACAGGGCCTATCAAAGGTTTCGCATTGACATTGATGATCGGTATCGCGATGACATTGTTCACGTCAGTATTACTTTCGAGAGTAATGATCTTCTCAAGATTGAATAAAGGAAAAGGACTTTCTGTTTGGACTCCGGCAACGAAGAACCTGTTCAGAAATACTTGGATCGATTTCATCGGAAAAAGAAAATATGCTTACATTTTCTCAGCTATTTTAACGGTTGTTTGTATCGTTTCAATCGCTACTCACGGTTTCAAATACGGTATCGACTTTACGGGAGGTAGAAACTATGTGGTAAGATTTGATAAAGATGTGAAAGCGGAAGAAGTTGAAGAAAAATTAGTAGCATTATTCAAAACTGAAGACGGTAAAAACTCTTCTGTTGAAGCTAAAACATATGGAAACGAAAAGCAATTAAAGATTTCTACGGATTACCTTATCCAGGACGAGTCTTTAAGAGCTGATCAGATCATAGAGCAAAAGCTATTCGAAGGTTTAAAATCAAACTTACCGGCAGGAACTACATTAAAAGATTTCAAATCGGCTGATAAAGAACATGCAGGAATTATTTCTTCCGAAAAAGTAGGACCTTCTGTTGCTGATGATATCCAAATTCACGGAATCTATGCAGTAGTAGCTGCATTGGCAATGATCTTTGTTTATATTTTAGTAAGATTTAGAAAATGGCAGTTCTCTCTTGGTGCAGTTGCTGCGTTATTCCACGATGCGGTAATTATTTTGGGAGCATATTCATTGCTTCACAAATATATGCCGTTCAACATGGAGATCAACCAGGATTTCATCGCTGCGATCTTGACGGTATTAGGTTACTCAATCAACGATACGGTAATTATCTTCGACAGAATTAGAGAATATTTGAGAGAGAAGAAATCCTTAACATTAGCAGGATTATTTGATGACTCTATTTCTAGTACATTAGGTAGAACATTCAACACCTCATTTACTACGATCTTGGTAATCTTGGCGATTTTCATCTTCGGTGGAGATAACTTGAGAGGATTCATGTTTGCGATGTTAATCGGTATCGGATTCGGTACCTATTCATCAATCTTCGTAGCATCGGCAATTGCTTATGACTTCTTGAAAACCGGTAAGGAAGACGAAGTTCATGGTAAGTCGACTACAGACAAAGAAGTACTTGCTTCAAAATAA
- a CDS encoding TCR/Tet family MFS transporter — translation MENSKKKAAIGFIFITLLIDITGWGIIIPVVPKLIEELIHSDISEAAKYGGWLGFAYAFTQFIFSPVVGNLSDKFGRRPIILISLFGFAVDYIFLALAPTIWWLFLGRIIAGITGASVTTASAYIADISTDEDRAKNFGLIGAAFGLGFIIGPVLGGVLGHYGSRVPFYAAAGLCLLNFLYGYFILPESLDKDKRREFNWKRANPVGSFKFLGKHPEISGLIVSLILIYIAGHAVQSNWSFFTMYKFSWTERMVGISLGVVGLLVGLVQGVLIRWTTPRLGEHKSIYYGLALYAIGMLLFAFASQGWMMFVFLIPYCLGGICGPALQSVITKSVPSNEQGELQGALTSLMSATSIIGPPMMTNLFYFFTHDEAPFKFSGAPFFLAFILMAVSVIITYFNFKNKNSKKESIE, via the coding sequence ATGGAAAACTCAAAGAAAAAAGCTGCGATTGGCTTCATATTTATTACGTTATTAATCGATATTACGGGATGGGGAATCATCATTCCGGTAGTTCCTAAACTAATCGAGGAACTTATCCATAGTGATATAAGTGAAGCCGCTAAATATGGTGGCTGGCTGGGTTTTGCATATGCATTCACTCAGTTTATTTTCTCTCCGGTGGTAGGAAATTTAAGTGATAAATTTGGGCGAAGACCCATTATTCTGATCTCACTTTTCGGGTTTGCAGTGGATTACATTTTCCTGGCTTTAGCACCCACAATCTGGTGGCTTTTTTTAGGTAGAATTATTGCCGGAATTACGGGAGCCAGTGTTACAACAGCAAGTGCTTATATTGCCGATATTTCAACTGATGAAGACAGAGCCAAGAATTTTGGATTAATTGGTGCTGCTTTCGGTCTTGGATTTATTATCGGACCCGTTTTAGGAGGAGTATTGGGACATTATGGTTCAAGAGTCCCTTTTTATGCTGCTGCAGGATTATGTTTATTAAATTTCCTTTACGGATATTTTATTCTTCCGGAAAGTTTAGACAAAGATAAAAGAAGAGAATTTAATTGGAAAAGAGCAAACCCGGTTGGTTCATTTAAGTTTTTAGGGAAGCACCCTGAAATTTCAGGTTTGATAGTGTCTTTAATTTTGATTTACATCGCAGGACATGCCGTACAAAGTAACTGGAGTTTCTTTACCATGTACAAATTTAGTTGGACCGAAAGAATGGTTGGGATTTCACTTGGAGTTGTAGGATTGTTGGTCGGATTGGTTCAGGGAGTCTTGATCCGATGGACAACACCAAGATTGGGGGAACATAAAAGTATCTATTACGGATTGGCTTTATATGCAATCGGAATGTTGTTGTTCGCTTTTGCATCGCAAGGCTGGATGATGTTCGTATTTCTTATTCCTTACTGTTTGGGAGGAATTTGCGGTCCGGCTTTACAATCGGTGATTACGAAAAGTGTTCCGTCCAATGAACAAGGTGAACTGCAGGGAGCTTTAACGAGTTTAATGAGTGCAACATCTATTATCGGACCTCCGATGATGACAAATTTATTTTATTTCTTCACCCATGATGAAGCCCCATTTAAATTTTCGGGAGCGCCATTCTTTTTAGCATTTATTTTAATGGCGGTAAGTGTGATTATTACATATTTTAATTTTAAAAATAAAAATTCAAAGAAAGAGAGTATCGAATAA
- a CDS encoding Sec-independent protein translocase subunit TatA/TatB has product MELSIGEMALIAVAIVVLFGPDKLPQIARDLGAGVRKMRGAVEDIKTEIMKETDNPVSEIKREIEKVKDAAKDFNPMKDIEKDILTEPSSNITEQEKIKPSEDETYEGPVSR; this is encoded by the coding sequence ATGGAATTAAGCATTGGAGAAATGGCATTGATTGCCGTGGCAATCGTTGTATTATTCGGACCGGATAAGCTTCCTCAGATTGCGCGTGACTTGGGTGCAGGCGTAAGAAAAATGCGTGGTGCGGTGGAAGATATCAAAACGGAGATTATGAAAGAAACAGATAACCCTGTTTCTGAAATTAAGCGCGAGATTGAGAAGGTAAAAGATGCTGCCAAAGATTTTAATCCTATGAAAGATATTGAAAAAGATATCTTAACCGAACCATCTTCCAATATAACAGAACAGGAAAAAATTAAACCTTCGGAGGATGAAACTTATGAAGGACCTGTAAGCAGATAG